Proteins encoded by one window of Mycoplasma capricolum subsp. capricolum ATCC 27343:
- a CDS encoding aromatic motif membrane protein, whose protein sequence is MKKLLIGFSSIFAFLTVSCSTSTPNKVDAIVNKNENKLYKNKYINELLNLYFTDSKLKNSYINDQENISDSKFSELKYGLTFYPIFIHRSLERHNGRQHFEIIQKAKKSLEFTLKNDWYWTLDNIKQFKFVFNPYGDLYKEFNDDEKKFNEIDSSLGLTTNIQNNNIQKLIKISLKNSTEINKDITDIYSKKEAIYLVFDDNKILKLWKYENKSQNELQILTDMFIFKDSHNLEKQLENLEQLIFDKRKVEYERDLKIKNGKQDDIAKLNARSNDEHFMEFHATDQYNERLTEALTDINKDGWKIARYSMGGIYEQE, encoded by the coding sequence ATGAAAAAGTTATTAATTGGTTTTTCAAGTATATTTGCTTTTTTAACAGTTTCTTGTTCTACTAGTACACCTAATAAAGTTGATGCAATTGTAAATAAGAATGAAAATAAGTTATATAAAAATAAATATATTAATGAATTATTGAATTTGTATTTCACTGATTCCAAATTAAAAAATTCTTATATTAACGATCAAGAGAATATTTCTGATTCTAAATTTAGTGAATTAAAGTATGGGTTAACTTTTTATCCAATATTTATTCATAGAAGTTTAGAACGACACAATGGAAGACAACATTTTGAGATTATTCAAAAAGCTAAGAAGTCTTTAGAATTTACCTTAAAAAATGATTGATACTGAACTTTAGATAATATTAAACAATTTAAATTTGTATTTAATCCATATGGAGATTTATATAAAGAATTTAATGATGATGAAAAGAAATTTAACGAAATTGATAGCTCTTTAGGTTTAACTACAAATATACAAAATAACAATATTCAGAAACTTATAAAAATATCGTTAAAAAATTCAACAGAAATTAATAAAGATATTACAGATATATATTCTAAAAAAGAAGCTATTTATTTAGTATTTGATGATAACAAAATTCTTAAATTATGAAAATATGAAAATAAAAGTCAAAATGAATTACAAATACTAACTGATATGTTTATTTTTAAAGATAGTCATAATTTAGAAAAGCAATTAGAGAATTTAGAACAACTAATTTTTGATAAAAGAAAAGTTGAATATGAAAGAGATTTAAAAATTAAAAATGGTAAACAAGATGATATTGCAAAACTTAATGCAAGATCTAATGATGAACATTTTATGGAATTTCATGCTACTGATCAATATAATGAAAGGTTAACTGAAGCATTAACTGATATCAATAAAGATGGTTGAAAAATAGCAAGATATAGTATGGGAGGTATTTATGAACAAGAATAA
- a CDS encoding aromatic motif membrane protein has translation MNKNKKTLISISVAFAFLPFLILPSLLFINNKPKQLNLVRPSGFDVFDNLNNDKETKTKSILNKLVDDVFRNFKAEQQKFVKDQNDNKSQLLAKSKELSDKYLLQPNEQNLKTLKQFYSENWLFLLLNLEKFELKFIDFWKLESKDNKAHHSSQFLETIKNKPKPKENHIFTDNNLDLIKTGKENEDLSGHSAVYLKKDKFIIRTTVKNNSKILEIDKFILFNESEINRINIDTISDAIHLGVFHNQSDAFTSTFEKHIVGNYGYPWDGILVLKEQKNV, from the coding sequence ATGAACAAGAATAAAAAAACTCTTATTAGTATCTCAGTAGCGTTTGCATTTCTACCTTTTCTAATTCTACCTTCTCTACTTTTTATAAATAATAAACCTAAACAACTTAATTTAGTTAGACCTTCAGGATTTGATGTTTTTGATAATTTGAATAATGATAAAGAAACAAAAACAAAAAGCATTTTAAATAAGTTAGTAGATGATGTTTTTAGAAATTTTAAAGCCGAACAACAAAAATTTGTTAAAGATCAAAACGATAATAAATCACAATTATTAGCAAAATCTAAAGAATTAAGTGATAAGTATTTATTACAACCAAATGAACAAAACCTAAAAACATTAAAACAATTCTATTCAGAAAACTGATTATTTTTACTTTTAAATCTTGAAAAATTTGAACTAAAATTTATTGATTTTTGGAAACTAGAATCTAAAGATAATAAAGCCCATCACTCATCTCAATTTCTTGAAACTATTAAAAACAAGCCAAAACCAAAAGAAAATCACATTTTTACAGATAATAATTTGGATTTAATAAAAACAGGAAAAGAAAATGAAGATTTAAGTGGACATAGTGCAGTATATTTAAAAAAAGACAAATTTATAATAAGAACAACTGTTAAGAATAATAGTAAGATATTAGAAATTGACAAATTTATTTTATTTAATGAGTCAGAGATAAATAGGATAAATATTGATACAATTTCTGATGCTATACATCTTGGGGTTTTTCATAATCAATCTGATGCATTCACTTCAACTTTTGAAAAACATATTGTTGGTAATTATGGATATCCTTGAGACGGTATTTTAGTATTAAAGGAGCAAAAAAATGTTTAG
- a CDS encoding ABC transporter ATP-binding protein codes for MNDILKINHLTKIFTDTNRGVNDINMSVKSGSFHAFIGENGAGKTTTIKTIIGAFSKYEGEVLINNINIKKAQAKSYIGYVPEVAIFPKELTTIQYLTYLGFLSMLDKKEVEHKIKEFLEMFNISNLINEKPYNFSSGQKKKILLIQALLHNPKLLILDEPAANLDPTARYELFSFLKKINEKENISILISSHNLSEIDKYVDSLTLIHKGKILYSGVKTKNLEDIFYEKVIAN; via the coding sequence ATGAATGACATTTTAAAAATCAATCATTTGACTAAAATATTTACTGATACTAATAGAGGTGTTAATGATATTAATATGAGTGTTAAAAGTGGAAGTTTTCATGCTTTTATTGGAGAAAATGGAGCAGGTAAAACTACAACTATTAAAACAATAATTGGAGCTTTTAGTAAATATGAAGGAGAAGTTTTAATTAATAATATTAATATTAAAAAAGCACAAGCTAAATCATATATTGGTTATGTTCCTGAAGTTGCAATTTTTCCAAAAGAACTAACAACAATTCAATATTTAACTTATTTAGGTTTTTTATCAATGCTAGATAAAAAAGAAGTTGAACATAAAATTAAAGAATTTTTAGAAATGTTTAATATTAGTAATTTAATTAATGAAAAGCCTTATAATTTTTCTTCAGGACAAAAGAAAAAAATTTTATTAATTCAAGCTTTATTACATAATCCTAAACTTTTAATTTTAGATGAACCTGCTGCTAATTTAGATCCAACAGCAAGATATGAACTATTTTCTTTTTTAAAAAAAATTAATGAAAAAGAAAATATTTCTATTTTAATTAGTTCACACAATTTATCTGAAATTGATAAATATGTTGATTCGTTAACTTTAATTCATAAAGGAAAAATTTTATATTCAGGAGTTAAAACTAAGAATTTAGAGGACATCTTTTATGAAAAAGTGATTGCTAATTAG
- a CDS encoding aromatic motif membrane protein, translated as MKKWLLISLVVFLIPTTSCSLKNNNKEKIINKQEFKFYDNKNIKELLNLYLKDQQQKQLYTLKQENISNAKINDLKFVLTFYIPFISNRSIESVTTHYQQVALKAKHTLSKTLINDWYWVLKHINQFDFNFNPYDDKYKHFKLEQNLIDYVYKNNNNLLTKINDKYPSEVIVFNINDIKDLDSFKNKQAIYLVYDKSKVLKILKYEINDKTHFQIFTDLLWFKDYKNLKEQLEQIENKIFEKRNNKFNEALKEYIEDLNDDSNDQLSEELESIWEEFLDKIDEIFEELSPDTYSIREIKTYKQSVIKTNNLFIKNFKNKTESINKWKKEQLENIEHFFKKNSNTIMVNKELEKTLKEFVEQISQKLEKIDFANININTDDKDKVRKEFLKKYKSKNDDISFYELHAKRQYNDIFIEVLDEINNIKRSQENNNSNIDLKVIRYSMRNIYEK; from the coding sequence ATGAAAAAGTGATTGCTAATTAGTTTAGTGGTTTTTCTAATTCCAACTACTAGTTGTAGTTTAAAAAACAACAATAAAGAAAAAATTATTAATAAACAAGAATTTAAGTTTTATGATAATAAGAATATTAAAGAGTTATTAAATTTATATTTAAAAGATCAACAACAAAAACAACTTTATACTTTAAAACAAGAAAATATTAGTAACGCTAAGATTAATGACTTAAAATTTGTTTTGACTTTTTATATACCTTTTATTAGTAATAGAAGTATTGAATCAGTTACTACTCACTACCAACAAGTAGCTTTAAAAGCAAAACACACTTTATCAAAAACTCTAATTAATGATTGGTATTGAGTATTAAAACATATTAATCAGTTTGATTTTAATTTTAATCCTTATGATGATAAGTATAAACATTTTAAATTAGAACAAAACTTAATTGATTATGTATATAAAAATAACAATAATTTATTAACTAAAATTAATGATAAATACCCAAGTGAAGTAATTGTTTTTAACATTAATGATATTAAAGATCTAGATAGTTTTAAAAATAAACAAGCTATTTACTTAGTTTATGATAAGTCTAAAGTTTTAAAGATCTTAAAATATGAAATTAATGATAAAACTCATTTTCAAATATTTACTGATCTTTTGTGATTTAAAGATTATAAGAATCTAAAAGAGCAATTAGAACAAATTGAGAACAAAATTTTTGAAAAAAGAAATAATAAGTTTAATGAAGCTTTAAAAGAATATATTGAAGATTTAAATGATGATTCTAATGATCAATTAAGTGAAGAATTAGAAAGTATTTGAGAAGAATTTTTAGATAAAATAGATGAAATTTTTGAAGAACTATCACCAGACACTTATTCTATAAGAGAAATCAAAACATATAAACAATCAGTAATTAAAACCAACAACTTATTTATTAAAAATTTTAAAAATAAAACTGAATCAATTAATAAATGAAAAAAAGAACAATTAGAAAATATTGAACACTTTTTTAAAAAAAATTCTAATACTATTATGGTTAATAAAGAACTTGAAAAAACTTTAAAGGAATTTGTTGAACAAATTAGTCAAAAATTAGAGAAGATAGATTTTGCAAATATTAATATAAATACTGATGATAAAGACAAGGTTAGAAAAGAATTTTTAAAAAAATATAAAAGTAAAAATGATGATATTTCATTTTATGAACTTCATGCAAAACGTCAATATAATGATATTTTTATAGAAGTTTTAGATGAAATTAATAATATAAAAAGAAGTCAAGAAAATAATAATAGCAATATAGATTTAAAAGTAATTAGATATAGCATGAGAAATATTTATGAAAAATAA
- a CDS encoding ABC transporter permease produces the protein MKISIFKYCQFAFFTILYKKSSYLLPIFTLVFSIIIGLIFKFVIDEKYLALSSYLYIFLLLIITVIFSAIKSLNIFKDLDQEGLEIISFSKPISRNSLILGKLLCLSFYGLIWSSILLISFLVSLYANYSFINLILTSLLLWFVGLITYLLISLITAILSYKLTQKIALTIPLVLFIFLSIIGMVLSSNTTSNLNKVGYYLNQKYPYHHSNNQLNSEAYFINNKDELLVIPNGSENKEFNEQQLEYLKKATEVSNNSSTLWTTYSWFSIPYQLINIFNFRNKNIFNQFSNSSSNLNNFIYYNDLDDISYKYKLVKNANYNKYSVLTNDKLVQMHAIPGLLQSHTILSSNNINNKNINSRSRDIIYVRKNANDINVNFIEDENDFSRENNLVGVLKWNNVYQVLNDKTFNQIAKRFVDNFIKQHINLKEYQIIKDKNNYFNNLHNKLVDEISKYLNNNKSEINNYQNSNLIIFDSRAIIDKKLESIYEKQLYLATSLMNYIYFNYQDSILLQALLKDVNKKDSYLDSQIKIKIFDHDYYIGGYDKYEKIIYEDKKEKETKIKIRYRLTESKTNFLFNSSPSLFAITRDKQIFNKNILFGIWIIVVSLLFYLVFYMYVRKDYK, from the coding sequence ATGAAAATATCAATATTTAAATACTGTCAATTTGCTTTTTTTACAATTTTATATAAAAAGAGTTCATATCTTTTACCTATATTTACTCTAGTATTTTCAATTATTATAGGATTAATATTTAAATTTGTTATTGATGAAAAATATTTAGCATTATCAAGTTATTTATATATATTTTTATTATTAATTATTACTGTTATTTTTAGTGCAATTAAATCGTTAAATATCTTTAAAGATTTAGATCAAGAAGGATTAGAAATTATTAGTTTTTCAAAACCAATTTCAAGAAATAGTTTAATATTAGGAAAATTATTGTGTTTAAGTTTTTATGGATTAATTTGATCAAGTATTTTATTAATTAGTTTTTTAGTTAGTTTATATGCTAATTATTCATTTATAAATTTAATACTAACTAGTTTATTATTATGATTTGTAGGATTAATTACTTATTTATTAATTAGTTTAATAACAGCTATTTTAAGTTATAAGTTAACTCAAAAAATAGCATTAACTATTCCTTTAGTTTTATTTATATTTTTATCAATTATAGGAATGGTTTTATCAAGTAATACAACTTCAAATTTAAATAAAGTAGGATATTATTTAAATCAAAAATATCCATATCATCATTCAAATAATCAATTAAATTCAGAAGCTTATTTTATTAATAATAAAGATGAATTATTAGTAATTCCAAATGGTAGTGAAAATAAAGAGTTTAATGAACAACAACTAGAATATTTAAAAAAAGCAACAGAAGTTTCAAATAACTCTTCAACTTTATGAACAACTTATTCTTGATTTTCTATACCTTATCAATTGATTAATATCTTTAATTTTAGAAATAAAAATATCTTCAATCAATTTAGTAATTCTAGTTCTAATTTAAATAATTTTATTTATTATAATGATTTAGATGATATTTCTTATAAATATAAATTAGTTAAAAATGCTAATTACAACAAATATAGTGTTTTAACAAATGATAAGCTAGTTCAAATGCATGCAATACCTGGGTTATTACAATCTCACACAATACTTTCAAGTAATAATATTAATAATAAAAATATTAATTCTAGATCTAGAGATATTATTTATGTTAGAAAAAATGCTAATGACATTAACGTTAATTTTATTGAAGATGAAAACGATTTTTCAAGAGAAAATAATTTAGTTGGAGTTTTAAAATGAAATAATGTTTATCAAGTTTTAAACGATAAAACATTTAATCAAATTGCTAAAAGATTTGTTGATAATTTTATTAAACAACATATTAATTTAAAAGAATATCAAATTATTAAAGATAAAAATAACTATTTTAATAACTTACATAATAAATTAGTTGATGAAATTTCTAAATATTTAAATAATAATAAATCAGAAATTAATAATTATCAAAATTCTAATTTAATTATTTTTGATTCAAGAGCAATTATTGATAAAAAACTAGAATCAATTTATGAAAAACAATTATATTTAGCTACAAGCTTAATGAATTATATTTATTTTAATTATCAAGATTCAATTTTATTACAAGCTTTATTAAAAGATGTAAATAAAAAAGATAGTTATTTAGATTCTCAAATTAAAATTAAAATTTTTGATCATGATTATTATATTGGTGGATATGATAAATATGAAAAAATAATTTATGAAGATAAAAAAGAAAAAGAAACAAAAATTAAAATTCGATATAGATTAACAGAAAGCAAAACAAACTTTTTATTTAACTCTTCACCTAGTTTATTTGCAATAACTAGAGATAAACAAATTTTTAATAAAAATATTTTATTTGGAATATGAATTATTGTAGTTAGTTTATTATTTTATTTAGTGTTTTATATGTATGTTAGAAAGGATTATAAATAG
- a CDS encoding type IA DNA topoisomerase, with product MKVLVLLESPSKIEKIKHYLEESFPENEFVVLASGGHINSIADKGAWGLGIDLETMQPNFVIESSRKKIISQIKKEGKTADLIILASDPDREGEAIAYHLANLFKDHTNIKRITFNEITSEAITNAFNNLRDIDMNLVNAQISRQILDKIIGYLVSKSLQKSTGLMSAGRVQTPALNILTTRDTLIKNFKEVLYKKIFVIESKRAINLNLNKDKNNVLVNTEKTYYIDENQAKTIVDELGEIYRCTDYKSTAYETRSFKPYSTAGLLQDGFTKLKLSTSQITLAAQKLYELGYITYIRTDSVKYSSQFIGEVKDYISKNYSSDLFKDPIVGKKDQNSQEAHESIRPTNIWLTPEKASLEIEDNLLKRVYNLIWWNSIKSLMKGPSGFNHRWTFNNNGYEFKQSWQEVKDLGYQAIKHSSSDENIELTDDGEEIVQSKNDKPEYQFNDDFEISISKKFIKIESAKTNPPKMFNQASLIKELKNLGIGRPSTYNPILTKLKDREYVEYPKSKPIVVTNKGYSANEYLYDHYLDFFNLNYTAEMEEKLDEITRGDFDYVNWLKNIYNALNFKVKKEIGEAKTEAICPRCGANLVYIKSRFNRGRGCSNFTITKCGYRKYEQPDGTWKEYIKEEKNIDDNTKKENKE from the coding sequence ATGAAAGTTTTAGTATTATTAGAGTCACCATCAAAAATAGAAAAAATAAAGCATTATTTAGAAGAAAGTTTTCCAGAAAATGAATTTGTTGTTTTAGCTAGTGGTGGCCATATTAATAGTATTGCTGATAAGGGAGCTTGGGGGCTTGGTATTGATTTAGAAACTATGCAACCTAATTTTGTCATTGAAAGTTCTAGAAAAAAAATAATTAGTCAAATTAAAAAAGAGGGTAAAACTGCTGATTTAATTATTTTAGCTTCAGACCCAGATAGAGAAGGAGAAGCTATTGCTTATCATTTAGCTAATTTATTTAAAGATCATACTAATATTAAAAGAATTACATTTAATGAAATTACTAGTGAAGCAATAACTAATGCATTTAATAATTTAAGAGATATTGATATGAACTTAGTAAATGCGCAAATTTCAAGACAAATTCTAGATAAAATTATTGGTTATTTAGTTTCTAAATCACTTCAAAAATCTACTGGATTAATGAGTGCTGGAAGAGTACAAACCCCTGCTTTAAATATTCTAACAACAAGAGATACTTTAATTAAAAACTTTAAAGAAGTGCTTTATAAAAAGATTTTTGTAATCGAATCAAAAAGAGCTATCAATTTAAACTTAAATAAAGACAAAAATAATGTTTTAGTTAATACTGAAAAAACATATTATATTGATGAAAATCAAGCAAAAACAATTGTTGATGAATTAGGCGAAATTTATAGATGTACCGATTATAAATCAACTGCTTATGAAACAAGAAGTTTTAAACCTTATTCAACAGCTGGTTTATTACAAGATGGATTTACTAAATTAAAATTAAGTACTAGTCAAATAACTTTAGCAGCTCAAAAATTATATGAATTGGGTTATATTACTTATATACGTACAGATTCAGTTAAATATTCTTCTCAATTTATAGGTGAAGTAAAAGATTATATTTCAAAAAATTATTCTTCTGATTTATTTAAAGATCCAATTGTTGGTAAAAAAGATCAAAATAGTCAAGAAGCTCACGAATCAATTAGACCAACAAACATTTGACTAACTCCTGAAAAAGCTAGTTTAGAAATTGAAGATAATTTATTAAAAAGAGTCTATAACTTAATTTGATGAAACTCAATTAAATCTCTAATGAAAGGTCCATCTGGATTTAATCATAGATGAACTTTTAATAATAACGGTTATGAATTCAAACAATCATGACAAGAAGTTAAAGATTTAGGTTATCAAGCAATTAAACACTCATCAAGTGATGAAAATATTGAGCTAACTGATGATGGTGAAGAAATTGTTCAATCTAAAAATGATAAACCAGAATATCAATTTAATGATGATTTTGAAATTAGTATTTCTAAAAAATTTATTAAAATTGAAAGCGCTAAAACTAATCCACCTAAAATGTTTAATCAAGCTAGTTTAATTAAAGAGCTAAAAAATTTAGGTATTGGTAGACCATCTACTTATAACCCAATTTTAACTAAGTTAAAAGATCGTGAGTATGTTGAATATCCTAAATCAAAACCAATTGTTGTCACAAATAAAGGATATTCAGCCAATGAATATTTATATGATCATTATTTAGACTTTTTTAACTTAAATTACACTGCTGAAATGGAAGAAAAACTAGATGAAATCACAAGAGGTGATTTTGACTATGTTAATTGATTAAAAAATATTTATAATGCTTTAAATTTTAAAGTTAAAAAAGAAATTGGTGAAGCTAAAACTGAAGCAATTTGTCCTAGATGTGGTGCTAATTTAGTGTATATTAAATCAAGATTTAATAGAGGTAGGGGATGTTCAAACTTTACTATAACTAAATGTGGTTACAGAAAATATGAACAACCTGACGGCACTTGAAAAGAATATATTAAAGAAGAAAAAAACATTGATGATAACACTAAAAAAGAAAATAAAGAATAA
- a CDS encoding aromatic motif membrane protein, which yields MKNNKKVLTYISILFAIIPFVVLPFLLITNKTKQNNYIFKPVDGFNINISVDDIKISQTKEMIDVLLANTFKSNIAKLDNFFKSQTQILFKKIKELSEAYKKNQDSIHLKRLFDFYSENWLFLLSNISKFEYKPLDFWKLKQENKHSQSFLDKTKKENLPKKTFIFKDNYFNKYFLGEESKHGNNNVYYLRKDKLIFRLLISKNDQKVVIDKIILFDQSEHNIISLEVISNILHAVIHKDEIHSTFEKEIVDEYNLPLLGIFLLGEQNEKV from the coding sequence ATGAAAAATAATAAAAAAGTACTTACTTATATTTCAATACTTTTTGCAATTATTCCTTTTGTTGTTTTACCTTTTTTACTTATAACAAATAAAACTAAACAAAATAATTATATTTTTAAACCCGTAGATGGTTTTAATATAAATATTAGTGTTGATGATATTAAAATTAGTCAAACTAAAGAAATGATAGATGTGTTACTAGCTAATACATTTAAAAGTAATATTGCTAAATTAGATAATTTTTTTAAATCACAAACTCAAATATTATTTAAAAAGATTAAAGAATTATCAGAAGCATATAAAAAAAATCAAGACTCAATTCATCTTAAAAGACTATTTGACTTTTATTCAGAAAACTGATTATTTTTACTAAGTAATATTTCTAAGTTTGAATACAAACCTTTAGATTTTTGAAAATTAAAACAAGAAAATAAACATAGTCAAAGCTTTTTAGACAAAACTAAAAAAGAAAATTTACCAAAGAAAACCTTTATTTTTAAAGATAATTATTTTAACAAATATTTCCTTGGTGAAGAATCAAAACACGGAAATAACAATGTTTATTATTTGAGAAAAGATAAATTAATATTTAGATTATTAATTTCAAAAAATGATCAAAAAGTGGTTATAGATAAAATTATTTTATTTGATCAATCAGAACATAATATTATAAGTTTAGAAGTAATTTCAAACATACTGCATGCTGTTATTCATAAAGATGAAATACATTCAACATTTGAAAAAGAAATAGTTGATGAATATAATTTGCCACTACTTGGAATATTTCTTTTAGGAGAACAAAATGAAAAAGTATAA
- a CDS encoding aromatic motif membrane protein yields MFRIKKTLCLILMAVLSFFSLITISCSKTVSDKSAEFFITKDEKKDKWDQFVQREYINQILDLVFKGDKKQIEEYKNKQYQLDDKLMLSNLDKYLTYVNNIKAGYGNDDDTLGDGPFPFRDYYYKLDNVFSKDWLWALFNLEKFNFVLYDVFDQFSGNVSVLSDQAQKNAVNHGLFRKIYSNNIAQFAVAKSNSRVLTTTTYYSFYLLTDDWNILEIKIETIKDKPSSVKLITYVYTYPKLTQNKFDREVFILDEYVRANISLSKDRTSPDLNNFNEKFGGKPLRYTIFEINSKYLNK; encoded by the coding sequence ATGTTTAGAATTAAAAAGACATTGTGTCTTATATTAATGGCTGTTCTTTCGTTTTTTAGCTTAATTACTATTTCTTGTTCAAAAACTGTCAGCGATAAATCTGCTGAGTTCTTCATTACAAAAGATGAAAAGAAAGATAAATGAGATCAGTTTGTTCAAAGAGAATATATAAATCAAATACTAGACTTAGTCTTTAAAGGTGATAAAAAACAAATTGAAGAATATAAAAATAAACAATATCAGTTAGATGATAAGTTAATGTTAAGTAATTTGGATAAATATTTAACGTATGTTAATAATATTAAGGCTGGTTATGGAAATGATGATGATACACTAGGTGATGGACCTTTTCCTTTTAGAGACTACTATTATAAATTAGATAATGTATTTTCTAAAGATTGATTATGGGCTTTATTTAATTTAGAAAAATTTAATTTTGTTTTATATGATGTTTTTGATCAATTTAGTGGTAATGTCAGTGTCTTAAGTGATCAAGCTCAAAAGAATGCTGTAAATCATGGTTTATTTAGAAAAATATATTCTAATAATATTGCACAGTTTGCAGTAGCAAAAAGTAATTCTAGAGTTCTTACTACAACTACTTATTACAGTTTTTACCTATTAACTGATGATTGAAACATTTTAGAAATTAAAATAGAAACTATTAAAGATAAACCGAGCTCTGTTAAATTAATTACTTATGTTTATACTTATCCAAAATTAACACAAAATAAATTTGATAGAGAAGTATTTATTTTAGATGAATATGTTAGAGCTAATATTAGTTTGTCTAAAGATAGAACATCGCCAGATTTAAATAATTTCAATGAAAAATTTGGTGGTAAACCTTTGAGATATACTATTTTTGAAATTAATAGTAAATATCTAAACAAATAG
- a CDS encoding aromatic motif membrane protein, giving the protein MKKYKKYIYIFISLITVLLTSLVTYFLFSNKKESVNKIELKLEDKKAKWDLFLNYDYVDMILNLVYKDQKEKQNYIEQQKSIITNKTLTELKDYLSYANGVVANYSYDDLFDKNNEPILRKENSKKLDDFFKNNWLWTLFNIDKFEYVLFDISDQFINQRDQASINSQKDSLNYNAFKKVKSNHMQQVVLEQKDKDNYKMYLLSTDWNILTIDINKKEEKFIVEINTYIHIHPDFYKNLFDPFLHFDLKKYVKGEILHLKSAKDQTHTKYNEQFGGKPLRLVMINIDNEIEKL; this is encoded by the coding sequence ATGAAAAAGTATAAAAAATACATTTACATATTTATATCATTAATTACAGTTTTATTAACTAGTTTAGTTACTTATTTTTTGTTTTCTAATAAAAAAGAAAGTGTAAACAAAATTGAATTAAAACTAGAAGATAAAAAAGCTAAATGAGATTTATTTTTAAATTATGATTATGTAGATATGATATTAAATTTAGTTTATAAAGATCAAAAAGAAAAACAAAATTATATTGAACAACAAAAATCTATTATCACGAATAAAACTTTGACTGAATTGAAAGATTATTTGTCTTATGCAAATGGTGTTGTAGCAAACTATAGTTATGATGATCTGTTTGATAAAAATAATGAACCTATACTAAGAAAAGAAAATAGTAAAAAACTAGATGATTTTTTTAAAAATAATTGATTATGAACACTTTTTAATATAGATAAATTTGAATATGTCCTATTTGATATTTCAGATCAATTTATTAATCAAAGAGATCAAGCTTCAATTAATTCTCAAAAAGATAGTTTAAATTACAATGCATTTAAGAAAGTAAAATCTAATCATATGCAACAAGTGGTTTTAGAACAAAAAGACAAAGATAATTATAAAATGTATTTGCTTTCAACTGATTGAAATATTTTAACTATAGATATTAATAAAAAAGAAGAAAAATTTATAGTAGAAATTAATACTTATATTCATATTCACCCAGATTTTTATAAAAACTTATTTGATCCATTTTTACATTTTGACTTAAAGAAATATGTTAAAGGAGAAATATTACATTTAAAAAGTGCAAAAGATCAAACTCATACTAAATATAATGAACAGTTTGGGGGTAAACCTTTAAGACTAGTTATGATAAATATTGATAATGAAATTGAAAAATTATAA